One window of the Chryseobacterium camelliae genome contains the following:
- a CDS encoding type VI secretion system Vgr family protein gives MFQEQNDLPKPGTDSSAKSLSNPLDDLIGMTDPGQTIIKPLQDVTDTENKFLNQPVLPNDQAIIEEKAWSSQPTSKIFNPEGIIENAIAGINRVVRLDIHIEGTPVKYFKHFTLSQSATKHHQFELTLAHDTLGTAENHNLEEAQKFLGKRISIVFKYKDLEGGPERNFVGVITEVGYSQEKSSLGNLVLAGASPTVLLDAAPHIQSFAGAQPMSLNSIATEVITEGLGQGKYDFRVDTRYGNVSYSCQYEETHYNYLARIAEAYGEQFFYDGEVLHFGKLPPQEKPVKLTYGSNLTNVKVKMKAQHVNPSFYGYNSSKNEKFTGGSTKINHTSDIAKRAYEISERIFQTPSLRVAPIKASSFMDIDASQKGTAGSKAAEVFVTSGNTTVPFLYPGCIADIGMRKTDSNETSYFTKVMMVEVIHEVDARGYYNGSFQAIASDTGFIPRPQFTVPVAEPQFGKVISNTDPLNQGRVRVQLDWQKGNDATEFIRVMSPDAGSSDKVSKNRGFMSIPEVGDQVIVNFVHLHPDRPFVMGGLYHGAIGAGGGTGNNIMSFSGRSGAELKYDNGAGSVNLKDQGGANMHFDGAGNATTNAKTSHSVNAGSTSSINVGGKKDAPPQAQLQMDAAGNITLDGKTSITFQVGGNKIVIDKKGITGTVAAGNISFDATAGTFTIHSQGNMDVKTDADLAINSTSSKITSSGPTNITGADVEINKG, from the coding sequence ATGTTTCAAGAACAGAATGATCTTCCCAAGCCAGGAACGGATTCATCTGCCAAAAGTTTGTCCAATCCATTAGATGATCTGATAGGCATGACTGATCCCGGGCAGACAATCATCAAGCCATTACAAGACGTCACGGATACGGAAAATAAGTTCCTTAACCAACCCGTTTTGCCTAATGACCAGGCCATTATCGAAGAAAAAGCGTGGTCAAGCCAGCCTACCTCTAAAATTTTTAATCCGGAAGGAATTATCGAAAATGCGATTGCGGGTATTAACCGGGTAGTGCGTCTTGATATTCATATTGAAGGAACACCTGTAAAATATTTCAAGCATTTTACACTTTCTCAAAGTGCAACAAAGCATCATCAGTTTGAACTTACCCTGGCCCATGACACGCTGGGTACAGCCGAAAACCATAACCTTGAAGAAGCTCAAAAATTCTTGGGAAAACGGATCAGCATCGTCTTTAAGTATAAAGATCTGGAAGGCGGCCCGGAGCGGAACTTCGTTGGTGTGATCACAGAGGTTGGTTACAGCCAGGAAAAGAGCAGTCTGGGAAATCTTGTATTAGCGGGAGCAAGCCCTACTGTTTTGCTCGATGCAGCTCCCCACATTCAGAGTTTTGCCGGTGCACAGCCTATGAGTTTAAACAGTATCGCTACTGAAGTGATTACCGAGGGACTTGGCCAGGGGAAATATGATTTCAGGGTTGATACGCGATATGGAAATGTATCATACAGCTGCCAGTATGAAGAAACACATTATAACTATCTGGCCAGGATTGCGGAAGCGTATGGTGAGCAATTCTTTTACGATGGCGAAGTGCTGCATTTCGGGAAGCTTCCTCCCCAGGAAAAACCGGTTAAGCTGACTTATGGGAGTAATCTCACCAATGTTAAAGTCAAAATGAAAGCGCAGCATGTTAATCCCTCTTTTTACGGCTATAACAGTAGTAAAAATGAGAAGTTTACGGGCGGAAGCACAAAAATTAATCATACATCCGATATCGCCAAGCGTGCCTATGAAATTTCCGAGAGGATTTTCCAGACCCCTTCGCTCCGGGTGGCTCCTATAAAGGCGTCTTCGTTTATGGATATAGATGCTTCGCAGAAAGGAACAGCAGGCAGTAAGGCAGCAGAAGTGTTTGTCACTTCCGGCAATACTACTGTTCCGTTTCTTTATCCTGGCTGTATTGCGGACATCGGAATGCGGAAAACAGACAGTAATGAAACTTCATACTTTACAAAGGTGATGATGGTTGAGGTTATTCATGAAGTTGATGCCCGCGGCTATTATAACGGTTCTTTTCAGGCCATTGCTTCAGATACCGGATTTATTCCGAGGCCGCAGTTTACGGTTCCTGTTGCAGAACCGCAGTTTGGAAAGGTCATCTCAAATACCGATCCGCTCAACCAGGGCCGAGTACGGGTCCAGCTGGACTGGCAGAAAGGAAATGATGCTACCGAATTTATAAGGGTAATGTCACCCGATGCGGGAAGCAGTGATAAGGTAAGTAAAAACCGTGGGTTCATGTCAATTCCGGAGGTCGGGGACCAGGTCATCGTCAACTTTGTTCATCTTCATCCAGACCGGCCATTTGTTATGGGAGGGCTGTATCACGGTGCGATTGGAGCGGGAGGTGGTACCGGAAATAATATCATGAGCTTCAGCGGCCGGAGCGGTGCCGAATTGAAATACGATAACGGTGCGGGATCTGTGAACCTTAAAGATCAGGGTGGTGCAAATATGCACTTTGACGGAGCAGGTAACGCGACGACCAATGCTAAAACATCACACAGTGTCAATGCCGGAAGCACCAGTTCAATCAATGTTGGCGGTAAAAAAGATGCACCACCCCAGGCACAGCTGCAGATGGATGCAGCCGGAAATATTACACTGGATGGCAAAACGAGCATTACCTTTCAGGTGGGTGGCAATAAGATTGTCATCGATAAAAAGGGAATTACAGGAACGGTAGCTGCCGGGAACATCAGTTTTGATGCGACTGCAGGAACGTTTACTATTCACAGTCAAGGTAATATGGATGTAAAAACCGATGCGGATCTGGCTATTAACAGTACGTCCTCGAAGATTACTTCAAGCGGCCCTACCAATATTACCGGTGCAGATGTCGAAATTAATAAGGGCTAA
- a CDS encoding DUF4280 domain-containing protein, translated as MAKKYVPEGVFLACDKGTSPSTLRVSYNKNTTIYSVPMATEADKFPFFHLKPMGLCSCPAKWATGISCLPTVLQWDNPKDGVKINGNRMLLEDSTCQCIFGGKISIFFDRPSAVAYGLGEGKMPSDYIKEGFDWIEKTTKEGRALRDSVTPDWMKPITGAKDWFDDLSTGLVEGAVDGVVGLGEVIYQVGQDPVGTAEALSGMVKEGYEATTEAISNAYKWTTTPGNLENAANATWDWASKDENWEQLGDNMVKGLQDTGTWIAENPRTIGTTVGQFIPDAVAAVYTGGGSLAATAGKTALKEGAEVVVEKTVKEGVEAGVEKAGKEALEAGAKRGTAEVLEQLAKKEGGDIAKVVTKDVDEVAEEVAKKTSKPKLKAGTPEHKAARWEAYQKRGGKWDYDRWSKQYDTNMKNAQHGLAREQAYREQLGGKSETVKTPHTNRQIDISRPDEMYAGQLKTGKMSLTKQAKIDIAKDATMVKQGYKVEYILEKGASQPFLDALKANGIDYHIGPKIP; from the coding sequence ATGGCAAAAAAGTATGTGCCGGAAGGGGTTTTTCTCGCTTGTGATAAAGGGACCAGTCCATCTACGTTGAGGGTTAGTTACAATAAGAATACTACGATATATTCAGTTCCGATGGCTACTGAAGCGGATAAATTTCCATTCTTCCATTTAAAGCCGATGGGGCTTTGCTCCTGCCCGGCAAAATGGGCAACGGGAATAAGCTGTCTGCCTACAGTTTTGCAATGGGACAATCCCAAAGATGGCGTGAAGATTAATGGAAACCGGATGTTGTTGGAGGATTCTACCTGCCAATGTATTTTTGGCGGTAAAATCAGCATATTTTTTGATAGGCCATCTGCGGTTGCTTATGGTCTGGGTGAAGGTAAGATGCCCAGCGATTATATAAAAGAGGGATTTGACTGGATTGAGAAGACAACGAAAGAGGGCAGGGCACTAAGAGATTCTGTAACTCCGGATTGGATGAAACCTATAACCGGCGCAAAGGATTGGTTTGATGATCTCAGTACAGGTCTGGTAGAAGGAGCAGTGGATGGTGTAGTCGGATTAGGAGAAGTGATCTATCAGGTGGGGCAGGATCCTGTAGGTACGGCAGAAGCTTTAAGCGGAATGGTGAAGGAAGGCTATGAGGCTACCACAGAGGCTATTTCTAATGCCTATAAGTGGACAACCACGCCCGGCAATTTGGAAAACGCAGCCAATGCTACCTGGGACTGGGCGTCCAAAGATGAAAATTGGGAGCAGCTTGGTGATAATATGGTTAAAGGGTTGCAGGATACCGGTACATGGATTGCTGAAAACCCAAGAACAATCGGAACAACGGTTGGCCAATTTATTCCTGATGCTGTTGCAGCTGTCTATACGGGTGGAGGTTCTTTAGCAGCGACTGCCGGAAAAACCGCTCTGAAAGAAGGTGCAGAAGTAGTGGTTGAAAAGACTGTTAAGGAAGGTGTTGAGGCAGGGGTGGAAAAAGCGGGTAAAGAAGCTTTGGAAGCAGGCGCTAAAAGAGGAACTGCTGAAGTGCTGGAACAGCTCGCTAAGAAGGAAGGAGGAGATATAGCAAAAGTTGTAACTAAAGATGTTGATGAAGTGGCAGAGGAAGTTGCAAAGAAAACATCGAAACCAAAATTAAAAGCAGGTACACCAGAGCATAAAGCAGCGAGATGGGAAGCATACCAAAAAAGAGGTGGAAAATGGGATTATGATAGATGGAGCAAACAATATGATACCAATATGAAAAATGCGCAACACGGTTTGGCTCGAGAACAAGCATATCGTGAGCAGTTAGGTGGAAAAAGTGAAACGGTAAAAACACCTCACACAAATAGACAAATTGATATCAGCAGACCTGACGAAATGTATGCAGGGCAATTAAAAACAGGAAAAATGTCTTTAACTAAGCAGGCAAAGATTGATATTGCAAAGGATGCCACGATGGTAAAACAGGGATATAAAGTTGAATATATTTTGGAAAAAGGAGCTTCACAACCTTTTTTGGATGCATTAAAAGCAAACGGAATAGATTATCACATAGGCCCTAAAATTCCTTAA
- a CDS encoding PAS domain-containing protein — translation MVKFSSSPDHDILLEILKQSDDATAIYTGQDLIIQFANEAMIRIWGKDPSIHGKKLGDALPEIQDQPFIPILQQVWNTGETYQARDTPADLEINGILITSYFDFTFKPIKDQQGNVYAILHTASDVTERVNAWKLIREKEVRKQKLNEDLKSANEEYRAANEELNDAHTQLNTVHQQLVSAEHRMMQLINTSPIGLALLQGQDMIIESANAEMLDIWGYREEMVIGKPLLDVFPLLKGQVFFDQLSLVYSSGQIVSLEELAYGFKDKKYLNINFHPLLKPDGSVDAVMATVQDVTEKVIAKKILQESEMRLQESNEELGTLNEELKTANEELGVLNDQYSEVNRQLEQANENSIQLNEALEQKNIDLRFSNRGFKEINLQLTTSNQKLNVRNTELKASNDTITYLNRKLTDSETSFKNLIAQAPVATMLLKGERFIVAMINKSMLDLIGKDEDLIGKPFFGELPELRGQKAADMLMDTLTSGIPHSDLVNPIKINRNGTLETGFFNFTYTPYIENGKVTGVIDMAVEVTPQVLAIQERDKIIAEKSELEETLRKSQQRLEGILETMAEGVGVIDAKGRMVYANPMAQHILGLSESSIKERTYDDPQWQNLRLDGSPLPSEEHPMSIMMRTQRPIYDHEIAVQPPGSDRIYISINAAPIFDAEGNLTGGIGTFMDVTTRRLITQGKDDFISIASHELKTPVTSLKASLQLLQRSHHKLPEESRTKLVEQSIRSLDKLSHLITDLLDTSRIEQGHMKLNRQPFSLAELFDDCCKTLAQNAEQEILFEGDTHLIVEADHQQIGQVMVNFITNALKYAPESDRILIRAERLDNHEIKICVKDQGPGIPEEKLTHLFERYYRTEYKGQKFTGLGLGLYISAQIIKHHGGRIGVESEIGKGSEFWFTLPLQELK, via the coding sequence ATGGTAAAATTTTCTTCATCTCCGGATCATGATATCCTGTTAGAGATCCTTAAACAGTCTGATGATGCCACGGCCATTTACACGGGTCAGGACCTGATCATACAGTTCGCCAATGAAGCGATGATCAGGATCTGGGGTAAAGATCCGTCCATCCATGGGAAGAAACTCGGTGATGCACTACCCGAAATACAGGACCAGCCATTTATCCCTATTCTTCAGCAGGTGTGGAATACAGGCGAAACCTATCAGGCACGTGACACTCCCGCTGACCTGGAAATCAATGGGATATTAATAACCTCCTATTTTGACTTCACTTTTAAACCTATTAAAGATCAGCAGGGTAATGTATATGCCATCCTCCATACCGCTTCAGACGTTACTGAACGGGTCAATGCCTGGAAACTGATCCGTGAAAAGGAAGTACGCAAACAGAAGCTGAATGAAGACCTTAAATCTGCCAATGAAGAATACAGGGCAGCCAACGAAGAACTGAATGATGCCCATACCCAGTTAAATACCGTCCACCAGCAGCTTGTTTCTGCTGAACACAGGATGATGCAGCTGATCAACACCTCTCCTATCGGACTGGCCCTGCTACAGGGACAGGATATGATCATCGAATCAGCCAATGCAGAGATGCTGGATATCTGGGGTTACCGGGAAGAGATGGTTATCGGCAAACCCCTGCTGGACGTATTTCCGCTTCTGAAAGGGCAGGTATTTTTCGATCAGCTGAGCCTGGTCTATTCATCCGGTCAAATTGTTTCGCTGGAAGAACTGGCTTATGGGTTTAAGGATAAAAAATACCTCAACATCAATTTCCATCCCCTGCTGAAACCCGACGGCTCAGTAGATGCGGTAATGGCTACCGTACAGGATGTTACTGAAAAGGTAATTGCCAAAAAGATTCTGCAGGAAAGTGAAATGAGATTGCAGGAATCCAATGAAGAACTCGGTACACTTAATGAAGAACTGAAAACAGCCAACGAAGAACTGGGCGTCCTGAATGATCAGTACTCTGAAGTAAACCGACAACTGGAACAGGCCAATGAAAACAGCATCCAGCTTAATGAAGCGCTGGAACAGAAAAATATAGACCTCCGTTTTTCCAACAGGGGATTCAAGGAAATCAACTTGCAGCTTACGACATCCAATCAAAAGCTGAATGTAAGGAATACAGAGCTGAAAGCTTCCAATGATACCATTACCTATCTCAACAGGAAACTTACAGATAGTGAAACCAGCTTTAAAAATCTGATCGCACAGGCTCCGGTGGCAACCATGCTGCTGAAAGGGGAACGTTTTATCGTGGCCATGATCAATAAATCCATGCTGGACCTGATCGGCAAAGATGAAGACCTGATCGGAAAGCCTTTTTTTGGAGAGTTGCCTGAGCTCAGAGGGCAAAAGGCAGCAGACATGCTGATGGACACCTTGACTTCAGGCATTCCACATTCCGATCTTGTCAATCCGATTAAAATCAATCGGAACGGAACCCTGGAAACGGGATTTTTCAATTTCACCTATACCCCGTATATAGAAAACGGAAAAGTGACCGGTGTTATCGATATGGCGGTGGAAGTCACGCCTCAGGTGCTTGCCATCCAGGAACGTGACAAGATTATTGCCGAAAAAAGCGAGCTTGAAGAAACACTGCGCAAAAGCCAGCAGCGCCTTGAAGGCATTCTGGAAACGATGGCCGAAGGGGTAGGCGTTATCGATGCAAAAGGCCGCATGGTCTATGCCAACCCAATGGCGCAGCATATCCTCGGGCTTTCGGAAAGCAGCATCAAAGAACGTACCTATGATGATCCCCAATGGCAGAACCTGAGGCTGGACGGTTCCCCGCTTCCTTCTGAGGAACACCCAATGTCCATCATGATGCGCACGCAACGTCCTATTTACGACCATGAAATTGCCGTACAGCCTCCCGGCAGCGACCGTATTTATATTTCAATTAATGCCGCACCTATATTTGATGCCGAAGGCAACCTTACCGGCGGCATAGGGACCTTTATGGATGTTACCACCAGGCGATTGATTACCCAGGGTAAAGATGACTTTATCAGCATTGCCAGCCACGAGCTGAAGACGCCGGTAACCTCCTTGAAAGCTTCCCTGCAGCTGCTTCAGCGTTCCCATCACAAGCTTCCGGAAGAATCCAGGACAAAGCTTGTAGAACAATCGATCCGCAGCCTGGATAAGCTGTCGCACCTAATCACCGACCTTCTGGACACCAGCAGAATTGAACAGGGGCACATGAAACTCAACCGCCAGCCATTTTCCCTGGCCGAACTTTTCGATGACTGTTGCAAAACACTCGCTCAAAACGCCGAACAGGAAATCCTATTTGAAGGTGATACGCACCTGATCGTAGAAGCAGACCATCAGCAGATCGGACAGGTTATGGTGAACTTTATTACCAATGCCCTTAAATACGCCCCGGAATCCGACCGGATCCTCATCCGCGCAGAAAGGCTGGATAATCATGAGATTAAAATATGCGTCAAAGATCAGGGCCCAGGCATTCCTGAGGAAAAGCTCACCCATCTTTTTGAACGTTATTACCGTACCGAATACAAAGGCCAGAAATTTACCGGCCTCGGATTAGGGCTCTATATCAGTGCACAGATCATCAAACACCATGGCGGCCGCATTGGCGTGGAAAGCGAAATCGGCAAGGGAAGTGAGTTCTGGTTTACCCTACCGTTACAGGAGCTGAAGTGA
- a CDS encoding TonB-dependent siderophore receptor has product MKNIHHPGIAWTVSGPTLKPCFLSLLLLSAACNAQRADTDSSSVAIQTVEITGRKSKSYISEYSFAATKTAMKNIDLPLTLNTVTKELMRDRQAFQLGDVMKNVSGVLPSSYYNQYSIRGISQNEEGQIINGMRTRQNYFLQPMTANIERVEVFKGPASITMSSVDPGGTINMVTKKPLARPQYEIDLSAGSFKTYRVTTDLTGPLNRSKTLLYRFNGAYQDARSFRDHVNNNGMMISPSISFIPNEKTSVNVELIYNDLHGNLDRGQPIFGAVAGKTDLNSTPKSLNLAAPGDFFKTRELIIMGSLAHHFNRHISFNASYMKQFWKENLQEHRTTNSFVPDINNNPVPSLAMMQFIRRRQNWMVDNINAYFSFNFSTGKAMHQILAGYDSHMWEKRSGGQQDAARGFMLKNGGVASAYNPVKASDYETVSYHGALIPKTNVAPFDLSPGAQNHQGNDSYIFNVMTSLPTALTTTQAAYVQHLVSWGKFKMLSGLRQEWFRDITNYKNPEETSFRNSKLLYRVGVTYSLTKDINIYGTYLTGYQPQSNTVSLMPNTAGFTGSISAARFKPLTSDLKEVGVKGRLFGKMLLSMAMYEINQRNILINANNPAEPDELIQRGADRSRGFEAEITGYILPQWHIYAGYSYIDAKILQDADPGLVGARKENTSKNSVNLWSRYNFSSVPFLKNFGIGAGFLYQSPKIPWFTRSFELPPYATLDAAVYYAPVQSPVQVALNINNLTNATYWIGAQNYLRLFPGAPRNYLITATYKF; this is encoded by the coding sequence ATGAAAAATATTCATCATCCGGGAATAGCATGGACTGTTTCCGGCCCAACTTTAAAGCCCTGCTTTTTAAGCCTTTTGCTGCTTTCTGCTGCCTGCAATGCCCAGAGAGCGGATACAGATTCCTCTTCTGTAGCCATACAGACGGTCGAGATCACCGGACGGAAATCTAAAAGCTATATTTCAGAGTACTCTTTCGCTGCTACCAAAACGGCAATGAAAAACATAGACCTTCCTTTAACCCTGAATACCGTGACCAAAGAGCTGATGCGGGACCGGCAAGCTTTCCAGCTCGGGGATGTCATGAAGAATGTGAGCGGCGTCTTACCATCAAGTTATTACAACCAGTACAGCATCCGGGGAATCAGCCAGAATGAAGAAGGCCAGATCATCAACGGAATGCGGACCCGCCAGAACTATTTTCTGCAGCCTATGACGGCCAATATCGAAAGAGTGGAGGTTTTTAAAGGGCCCGCGAGCATTACCATGTCCAGTGTGGATCCGGGCGGAACCATCAATATGGTTACCAAGAAACCACTGGCGCGTCCCCAGTACGAGATTGACCTCTCCGCCGGAAGCTTTAAAACGTACCGGGTAACCACAGACCTCACCGGGCCCCTCAACAGAAGCAAAACTTTATTGTACCGCTTCAATGGTGCCTATCAGGATGCCAGATCGTTCAGGGACCACGTCAATAACAACGGAATGATGATTTCGCCATCCATCAGTTTCATTCCCAACGAAAAAACTTCGGTAAATGTAGAGCTGATTTATAATGATCTTCATGGAAATCTGGACCGCGGGCAACCCATTTTCGGAGCAGTTGCCGGCAAGACCGATCTCAACAGTACCCCCAAAAGCCTGAACCTGGCAGCACCGGGTGACTTTTTTAAAACGAGGGAACTGATCATTATGGGGAGCCTGGCGCATCATTTTAATCGGCATATCAGTTTCAACGCCTCTTACATGAAGCAGTTCTGGAAGGAAAACCTGCAGGAACACCGCACGACCAATTCATTTGTACCGGACATCAATAACAACCCTGTTCCTTCATTAGCAATGATGCAGTTCATCCGGAGAAGGCAGAACTGGATGGTAGACAATATCAATGCCTATTTCAGCTTTAATTTTAGCACAGGAAAAGCGATGCATCAGATTCTGGCAGGGTACGACAGCCATATGTGGGAAAAGCGGAGCGGCGGGCAGCAGGATGCTGCACGCGGGTTTATGCTGAAAAACGGAGGAGTGGCCTCTGCGTATAATCCGGTGAAAGCCTCGGACTATGAAACGGTCAGCTACCATGGTGCATTGATCCCGAAAACCAATGTTGCTCCCTTTGACCTGAGTCCGGGAGCACAAAACCATCAGGGAAACGATTCCTATATCTTCAACGTTATGACCAGCCTGCCCACAGCGCTTACGACAACACAGGCCGCCTATGTGCAGCATCTGGTCAGCTGGGGGAAATTCAAGATGCTGTCCGGGCTGCGCCAGGAATGGTTCCGGGATATTACAAATTATAAAAATCCGGAAGAGACATCTTTCCGCAATTCGAAGCTTCTGTATAGGGTAGGTGTCACCTACAGCCTTACAAAAGACATCAACATTTACGGGACTTACCTTACGGGATATCAGCCTCAATCCAATACTGTGAGCTTAATGCCTAATACGGCCGGCTTTACAGGAAGTATTTCTGCTGCCAGGTTTAAGCCTTTAACATCTGATCTTAAAGAGGTTGGGGTAAAGGGGCGCCTGTTCGGGAAGATGCTGTTGAGCATGGCAATGTATGAAATCAACCAGAGAAATATCCTGATCAACGCCAACAATCCGGCAGAACCGGATGAACTGATCCAGCGGGGAGCCGACCGAAGCCGAGGTTTTGAAGCCGAAATTACCGGTTATATCCTGCCTCAGTGGCACATCTACGCAGGCTACAGCTATATTGATGCTAAAATCCTGCAGGATGCAGACCCTGGACTGGTGGGAGCAAGAAAGGAAAATACGTCCAAAAATTCCGTCAATCTCTGGAGCCGGTATAACTTTTCCTCAGTTCCTTTCCTGAAAAACTTCGGGATAGGAGCGGGCTTCCTGTATCAGAGCCCTAAAATCCCATGGTTTACCAGGAGTTTTGAGTTGCCGCCTTATGCCACGCTGGATGCTGCGGTTTATTACGCTCCGGTACAGTCACCCGTTCAGGTGGCACTGAATATCAACAACCTGACGAATGCCACCTATTGGATAGGGGCCCAGAATTACCTCCGGCTGTTTCCCGGAGCCCCGAGAAATTATTTAATCACCGCCACCTATAAATTTTAA
- a CDS encoding ABC transporter permease: MNRSIVRLIIRKTRHDLLKSRQNRLITVTVLLCCMLSTGLGLMQYRDTASQINGYRKQVREQWEHRPAKHPHRMAHYGYLVFRAAHPLSIFDNGLDDYLGNVIFLEAHKQNTANLSEAGSSGTLVRFGTFSSAFILQCIVPLIIVFLGFGLIAKEREDATLKILNVQGATGRQIIWGKTIGLWQFSLFFLLPVFPAVFFAAVISGAAEWTDIAGRLLVIIPAYMIYYFFISTLTVLVSAFSKSSSSALVSLIGCWLILVVFLPKGIQFAAQNIYPAPSRIAFETNLEQDILKAGDSHNPDDPHFKKLKDSLLQYYHVKKTEELPFNYSGFVMKEGEKISSGIYIRHQNELQEIYNRQQRFSDASALIDPLMAIRNFSMTAAGTDFFSYTRFQRQAEEYRYQMAQELNDLQIEHISNIKPEKGGPPAIVGADSWKKFPDFTYRFTALGLSIREQWLPLAALLFWLAVGILAIEWSGRNLKLI, translated from the coding sequence ATGAACCGATCTATTGTAAGACTCATCATCAGGAAGACCCGGCATGACCTGCTTAAATCCCGGCAGAACCGTCTGATTACCGTTACGGTCCTCTTATGCTGTATGCTCAGCACCGGTTTGGGACTCATGCAGTACCGGGATACCGCCTCACAGATCAACGGGTACCGCAAGCAGGTCCGTGAGCAGTGGGAACACCGTCCTGCCAAACATCCGCACCGGATGGCCCACTACGGTTACCTCGTTTTCCGGGCTGCACATCCGCTCAGTATTTTCGACAACGGACTGGATGATTACCTGGGAAATGTTATTTTCCTGGAAGCCCATAAGCAGAATACAGCCAATCTTTCGGAGGCCGGAAGTTCGGGGACGCTGGTTCGCTTCGGGACATTCAGCAGCGCTTTTATCCTCCAGTGCATCGTGCCGCTCATTATTGTTTTTCTCGGTTTCGGCCTTATTGCCAAAGAACGTGAAGATGCCACACTTAAGATCCTGAATGTGCAGGGTGCTACGGGAAGGCAGATCATTTGGGGCAAAACCATAGGGTTGTGGCAGTTTTCACTGTTTTTCCTGCTACCTGTTTTCCCGGCTGTATTCTTTGCAGCCGTCATTTCCGGCGCTGCCGAATGGACGGATATTGCCGGACGTTTGCTGGTTATCATCCCTGCGTATATGATCTATTACTTTTTCATCAGCACCCTGACCGTGCTTGTTTCTGCGTTCAGTAAAAGTTCATCATCGGCATTGGTTAGCCTGATCGGCTGCTGGCTGATCCTGGTGGTATTTCTTCCAAAGGGAATCCAGTTTGCGGCGCAGAATATATATCCTGCTCCGTCCCGGATTGCCTTTGAAACTAATCTTGAACAGGATATCCTGAAAGCAGGGGACAGCCATAACCCGGATGACCCGCATTTCAAAAAACTGAAAGATTCGCTTCTGCAATATTACCATGTGAAAAAGACCGAAGAGCTCCCGTTCAATTACAGCGGATTCGTCATGAAAGAGGGGGAGAAAATCAGTTCAGGAATTTACATCAGGCACCAGAACGAACTTCAGGAGATCTATAATCGCCAGCAACGTTTTTCAGACGCAAGTGCGCTGATCGATCCGCTGATGGCCATCAGGAATTTTTCGATGACGGCTGCAGGAACGGATTTCTTTTCCTATACCCGGTTCCAGCGGCAGGCAGAAGAATACCGGTACCAGATGGCGCAGGAGCTTAATGACCTCCAGATAGAGCACATCAGCAATATCAAACCCGAGAAAGGAGGTCCGCCGGCGATTGTGGGCGCTGACAGCTGGAAGAAATTTCCCGACTTCACCTATCGGTTTACTGCTTTAGGATTAAGCATCCGTGAACAGTGGCTTCCTCTCGCTGCTTTACTGTTCTGGTTAGCAGTAGGGATCTTAGCAATCGAATGGTCTGGACGTAACTTAAAATTGATCTAA